A stretch of Comamonadaceae bacterium M7527 DNA encodes these proteins:
- a CDS encoding lysophospholipid acyltransferase family protein, with product MLTRVVLRFFKLASYMPLWLLHNFGAVLGVLLWLLDAGHRSRMHSNAKLAGLTVRQRIGAVVHAGCMVAELPRLWLGKPVPVVWCGLDTLRAAVQTGHSLALLTPHMGCFEINAKAYAQEFAHAGLADKAKPMTVLFRPSRQAGLQELVRSAREGDGLHAAPTNMAGVKQLMRALKNKQAVGLLPDQVPPNGMGIWSRFLGQPAYTMTLGAKLAQQADHVLLMWGERLSFGRGFKVHVIMPPSELPADIEAATQVINHWVEYVIAQAPQQYMWGYARFKKPKDTQPL from the coding sequence GTGTTGACCCGTGTTGTGTTGCGTTTTTTTAAGCTGGCCTCTTACATGCCGCTGTGGCTGCTGCATAACTTTGGTGCGGTACTGGGTGTGTTGCTGTGGCTTCTTGATGCCGGCCATCGCAGCCGCATGCACAGCAACGCCAAGTTGGCGGGCTTGACGGTGCGCCAACGGATTGGTGCCGTGGTCCATGCTGGCTGCATGGTGGCCGAGCTGCCCAGGCTGTGGCTGGGCAAGCCTGTGCCGGTGGTGTGGTGTGGCCTGGACACCTTGCGCGCCGCCGTGCAGACCGGGCACAGCTTGGCCTTGCTCACGCCGCATATGGGTTGCTTTGAGATCAACGCCAAAGCCTATGCACAGGAGTTTGCCCATGCCGGTTTGGCCGATAAAGCCAAGCCCATGACAGTGTTGTTTAGGCCGTCAAGACAGGCGGGTTTACAAGAACTGGTGCGCAGCGCCCGTGAGGGTGACGGGCTGCACGCTGCGCCTACCAATATGGCAGGCGTGAAGCAACTCATGCGCGCCTTGAAAAACAAACAGGCAGTGGGCCTGTTGCCAGACCAGGTGCCACCCAATGGCATGGGTATCTGGAGCAGGTTTTTGGGCCAGCCGGCCTACACCATGACCTTGGGCGCCAAGCTGGCGCAGCAAGCCGACCATGTGCTGTTGATGTGGGGTGAGCGTTTGTCGTTTGGTCGTGGTTTCAAGGTACACGTGATCATGCCGCCCTCAGAATTGCCGGCTGACATTGAGGCCGCCACGCAAGTCATCAATCATTGGGTGGAGTACGTCATTGCCCAAGCGCCGCAGCAATACATGTGGGGCTATGCGCGGTTCAAAAAGCCCAAAGAC
- the metK gene encoding methionine adenosyltransferase — MANDFLFTSESVSEGHPDKVADQISDAILDAILEQDPVARVAAETLTNTGLVVLAGEISANANVDYIQVARDTIQRIGYDNTDYGIDYKGCAVMVCYDKQSNDIAQGVDRAHDDYLNIGAGDQGLMFGYACDETPELMPAPIYYAHRLVERQAQLRKDGRLPFLRPDAKSQVTMRYVDGKPHSIDTVVLSTQHSPDQSETSTKMKASFNEAIIEELIKPVLPSDWVTADTKYLINPTGRFVVGGPQGDCGLTGRKIIVDTYGGACPHGGGAFSGKDPTKVDRSAAYAARYVAKNIVAAGLARQCQIQVAYAIGVAKPMNVTVYTEGTGVIPDEQLAKLVQAHFDLRPKGIIQMLDLLRPIYSKTAAYGHFGRDEPDFTWERTDKAAALKAAAGL; from the coding sequence ATGGCGAACGACTTTCTTTTCACATCCGAGTCTGTCTCAGAAGGCCATCCCGACAAGGTCGCCGACCAAATTTCAGACGCGATTTTGGATGCTATTCTCGAGCAAGACCCAGTCGCCCGCGTGGCGGCTGAAACCCTCACCAACACGGGCTTGGTCGTATTGGCTGGCGAAATTTCTGCCAACGCCAACGTGGACTACATTCAAGTGGCCCGCGATACCATTCAGCGCATTGGCTACGACAACACAGACTACGGCATTGACTACAAAGGCTGTGCCGTCATGGTCTGTTACGACAAGCAGTCCAACGACATCGCCCAAGGTGTAGACCGCGCCCACGACGACTACCTGAATATTGGCGCGGGCGACCAGGGCCTGATGTTTGGCTACGCCTGCGACGAGACACCAGAGCTGATGCCAGCGCCCATCTACTACGCCCACCGCCTGGTTGAGCGCCAAGCCCAGCTGCGCAAAGACGGCCGCTTGCCTTTCTTGCGCCCCGACGCCAAAAGTCAAGTGACCATGCGCTACGTGGACGGCAAACCACACAGCATTGACACCGTGGTGCTGTCTACCCAGCACAGCCCCGACCAAAGCGAAACCAGTACCAAAATGAAGGCCTCTTTCAACGAAGCCATCATTGAAGAGCTGATCAAGCCAGTGTTGCCCAGCGACTGGGTGACCGCCGACACCAAGTACCTCATCAACCCAACAGGCCGTTTTGTAGTGGGTGGCCCACAGGGCGACTGTGGTTTGACCGGCCGCAAAATAATTGTGGACACTTACGGCGGCGCCTGCCCGCACGGCGGCGGCGCGTTCAGTGGCAAAGACCCCACCAAGGTGGATCGCTCTGCCGCCTACGCTGCGCGCTACGTGGCCAAAAACATCGTGGCAGCTGGCTTGGCGCGTCAGTGCCAGATTCAGGTGGCCTACGCCATTGGCGTGGCCAAGCCCATGAACGTGACCGTGTACACGGAAGGCACAGGCGTGATACCCGACGAGCAACTGGCCAAGTTGGTACAAGCGCACTTTGACCTGCGCCCCAAGGGCATCATTCAAATGCTGGATTTGTTGCGTCCCATCTACAGCAAAACTGCCGCCTACGGTCACTTTGGCCGCGACGAGCCCGACTTCACCTGGGAGCGTACCGACAAGGCCGCAGCGCTGAAGGCTGCAGCCGGTCTCTGA
- a CDS encoding OsmC family protein — protein MECTVTWTGATGTTSNMGFVAETGSGHVLAMDGAPDEAKPENGGANMAARPMETVLAGTGGCTAYDVVLILKRGRHKVTGCTVKLTTERAEADPKVFTKIHMHFVVTGIDLSQAAVERAVAMSHDKYCSASIMLAKTADITTSVEVLPAFAP, from the coding sequence ATGGAATGCACAGTTACATGGACGGGCGCGACGGGCACCACATCCAACATGGGATTTGTAGCCGAAACCGGCAGCGGCCACGTGTTGGCCATGGACGGCGCGCCCGATGAGGCCAAGCCGGAAAACGGTGGTGCCAACATGGCCGCTCGCCCCATGGAGACTGTGCTGGCTGGCACTGGCGGCTGCACCGCCTATGACGTGGTGTTGATACTCAAGCGCGGACGCCACAAGGTGACGGGCTGCACCGTCAAGCTCACCACTGAGCGTGCTGAAGCTGATCCCAAGGTGTTTACCAAGATACATATGCATTTTGTAGTGACTGGCATAGACCTGTCTCAAGCCGCTGTTGAGCGCGCTGTGGCTATGAGTCACGATAAATACTGCTCGGCCAGCATCATGCTGGCCAAAACGGCTGACATCACCACCAGTGTGGAGGTGCTGCCAGCGTTTGCTCCCTAA
- a CDS encoding 5'-nucleotidase, whose product MANTLDGKLVVAISSRALFDFEEENRAFEDGDDRSYMQLQLSRLEEPAKPGVAFSMVQKLLAFNDAKAQPVEVVILSRNDPVSGMRVFRSAKHYGLAIQRGSFTRGRAPWKYLKPLKANLFLSTHLSDVREALGAGVPAAQVYPHSVHASNAHPHELRIAFDGDAVLFSDEAERIYQEQGLDAFVQHESQRASQPLPGGPFKPLLEALQRMQQASQQQDGLPIAIRTALVTARSAPSHERAIRTLMDWNIEIDEAIFLGGLAKGEFLREFEPDFFFDDQTGHVESAAGHVPSGHVASGTRNT is encoded by the coding sequence ATGGCCAACACCCTGGACGGCAAGTTAGTCGTAGCGATATCCTCGCGCGCACTGTTTGACTTTGAAGAAGAAAACCGCGCCTTTGAAGACGGCGACGACCGCTCTTACATGCAGCTGCAACTCAGCCGCCTGGAGGAACCGGCCAAGCCTGGCGTGGCGTTTTCCATGGTGCAAAAGCTGCTGGCCTTTAATGACGCCAAGGCCCAACCGGTTGAGGTGGTGATTTTGTCGCGCAACGACCCGGTCAGCGGCATGCGCGTGTTCAGATCAGCCAAACACTACGGCTTGGCCATTCAGCGCGGCAGCTTCACGCGTGGACGTGCGCCCTGGAAGTATTTAAAGCCCCTCAAAGCCAACTTGTTTTTATCGACTCATTTGTCCGACGTTCGCGAGGCCCTGGGCGCTGGCGTGCCCGCCGCACAGGTCTACCCGCACTCTGTGCACGCGTCCAACGCCCACCCGCATGAACTACGCATTGCCTTTGACGGCGATGCGGTGTTGTTCAGCGACGAGGCTGAGCGCATTTACCAAGAGCAAGGCCTGGATGCCTTTGTGCAGCACGAGTCCCAGCGCGCAAGCCAGCCGCTGCCAGGCGGGCCGTTCAAGCCGCTGCTAGAAGCGCTACAACGTATGCAACAAGCCAGCCAGCAACAAGACGGCTTGCCCATTGCCATTCGCACCGCTTTGGTGACGGCACGCAGCGCACCCTCGCATGAACGCGCCATTCGCACGCTGATGGACTGGAACATTGAGATCGACGAAGCCATCTTTTTAGGCGGCTTGGCCAAGGGCGAATTTTTACGCGAATTTGAGCCCGACTTTTTCTTTGACGACCAAACCGGTCACGTTGAATCCGCCGCCGGCCATGTTCCCAGCGGCCACGTCGCCAGTGGCACACGCAATACATAA
- a CDS encoding ABC transporter ATP-binding protein/permease, protein MSQPKPTPFQQWRAKQLQKWTDFARFLSRAWALALPYFVSDHKWRARAMLAGIVALNLGAVYMLVLINEWNRVFYDALQNRDADVFWYELKRFLMLAFGFVIIAVYRFYLTQLLEMHWRKWLTDFYARRWLTKHAFYRLELLRFASADTSATDNPDQRIHEDLNLFTSYSVSLTMGLLNAVVTLVSFVGILWTLSGGFSFYMFGTAVTIPGFMVWMALLYCVVGSVLTHYIGRPLIGLNFRQQRVEADYRHHLVRLREYSESVAMDKGEAVEQSRLDRRFGAVLSNYLQLLMAQKRLTWFTVSFNQLAVVFPFFVAAPRFFSGAIQLGQLMQISSAFGRVQDSLSWFVDSYDALARWRATTDRLTLFEDAMQTVAANDEQGHTVGEAAELRATNLQLKLPNDSNLAAPLNLQVQPGQAWCIQGESGSGKSTLLRAIAGIWPWWSGSLVRPPAFHSESMFLPQRSYFPNGPLREAVAYPQMSDGFEDTTLQRALSLAGLPELAKDLSLEANWGQKLSGGEQQRLAIARVFLKKPKWLFLDECTSALDESTEAVVYQSLLDDVLGRGGAVVSVAHRRSVAALHDHQWHMPNAGNNSKLVHS, encoded by the coding sequence ATGAGCCAACCCAAGCCAACCCCATTTCAACAGTGGCGCGCCAAACAGCTGCAAAAGTGGACAGACTTTGCGAGGTTTTTGAGCAGGGCTTGGGCACTGGCCTTGCCCTACTTTGTGTCCGACCACAAGTGGCGCGCACGCGCCATGCTGGCCGGTATTGTGGCGCTCAACCTGGGCGCGGTGTACATGCTGGTACTCATCAACGAGTGGAACCGCGTGTTTTACGACGCCTTGCAAAACCGCGATGCAGACGTGTTTTGGTATGAGCTCAAGCGCTTTTTGATGTTGGCCTTTGGCTTTGTCATCATTGCGGTGTACCGCTTCTACCTCACGCAACTGCTGGAGATGCACTGGCGCAAGTGGCTTACAGACTTTTATGCCAGGCGCTGGCTCACCAAACACGCTTTTTACCGCTTGGAGTTGCTGCGCTTTGCCAGCGCAGACACCAGTGCCACCGACAACCCGGACCAGCGCATTCACGAAGACCTCAACCTGTTTACAAGCTACTCAGTCAGTCTCACCATGGGCTTGCTCAACGCCGTGGTGACCCTGGTGAGCTTTGTGGGCATTTTGTGGACGCTGTCTGGTGGCTTCTCGTTTTACATGTTTGGCACCGCCGTAACAATCCCAGGCTTTATGGTGTGGATGGCACTGCTGTACTGCGTGGTGGGCAGCGTGCTCACCCACTACATTGGCCGCCCACTGATTGGCCTGAACTTTCGCCAACAGCGCGTAGAGGCCGACTACCGCCACCACTTGGTGCGCTTGCGTGAATACAGCGAATCTGTGGCCATGGACAAAGGCGAGGCTGTGGAGCAAAGCCGCTTGGACAGGCGCTTTGGCGCGGTGCTGTCCAACTACTTGCAACTGCTGATGGCACAAAAGCGGCTGACGTGGTTTACCGTGAGCTTCAACCAGCTGGCGGTGGTGTTTCCGTTTTTTGTTGCAGCACCGCGTTTCTTCAGCGGCGCCATCCAGTTGGGCCAACTGATGCAAATATCGTCGGCTTTTGGCCGGGTGCAAGACAGCCTAAGCTGGTTTGTCGATAGCTACGACGCACTGGCCCGCTGGCGCGCCACCACAGACCGACTCACCTTGTTTGAAGACGCCATGCAAACGGTAGCCGCCAACGACGAGCAAGGCCATACCGTGGGTGAGGCAGCCGAGTTGCGAGCCACCAACTTGCAACTCAAACTGCCCAACGACAGCAACCTGGCCGCGCCACTGAACCTGCAGGTCCAGCCTGGTCAAGCGTGGTGTATTCAGGGCGAGTCTGGTAGCGGCAAGTCCACGCTATTGCGCGCCATAGCTGGCATTTGGCCCTGGTGGTCTGGTAGCCTGGTGCGTCCACCCGCTTTTCACAGCGAGTCCATGTTTTTGCCACAGCGCTCTTACTTCCCCAATGGCCCCTTGCGTGAAGCCGTGGCCTACCCGCAAATGAGCGACGGCTTTGAAGACACCACCTTGCAGCGCGCACTAAGCCTGGCCGGCCTGCCCGAGCTGGCCAAAGACTTGAGTTTGGAAGCCAATTGGGGACAAAAATTGTCTGGCGGCGAACAGCAGCGCCTGGCCATTGCCCGCGTGTTTTTAAAGAAACCCAAGTGGCTGTTTTTGGACGAATGCACCAGTGCCCTGGACGAGTCCACGGAAGCAGTGGTCTACCAAAGCTTGCTGGACGACGTACTGGGCAGAGGCGGCGCAGTGGTGTCTGTGGCGCACAGGCGCTCGGTGGCAGCGCTGCACGACCACCAGTGGCACATGCCCAATGCCGGCAACAACAGCAAGTTGGTGCATTCTTGA
- a CDS encoding molybdopterin-dependent oxidoreductase, which produces MQRRTVLAQLAASGALASMALNKVRAQAEPSADLLVRRKDGTQQALGFEDLHKLVQYDLTTSSPWYEGKTTFRGPLLRDVLALTHFQSDTIVAKAVNDYRITIPYEDVVKFNVVLAHTVDGERLTVRTRGPLFVIYPFDQIADLRLSTYYARCIWQLTQLEEQ; this is translated from the coding sequence ATGCAACGTCGAACAGTGTTGGCGCAACTGGCAGCCAGCGGCGCGCTTGCCAGTATGGCTTTAAACAAGGTTAGGGCGCAGGCCGAGCCCAGTGCAGATTTGCTTGTTCGCCGCAAAGACGGCACACAGCAAGCCCTCGGGTTTGAGGACTTGCACAAGCTGGTGCAATACGACCTCACCACCTCGTCGCCGTGGTACGAAGGTAAAACCACATTCAGAGGTCCGCTGCTGCGTGACGTGCTGGCATTGACCCACTTTCAGAGCGACACCATAGTAGCCAAAGCGGTCAACGACTACCGCATCACCATTCCCTACGAAGACGTCGTCAAGTTCAACGTCGTGCTGGCGCACACCGTAGACGGCGAGCGCCTCACCGTTCGTACACGCGGACCACTGTTTGTGATTTACCCCTTTGACCAAATAGCCGACTTGCGTTTGTCGACTTACTACGCACGCTGCATCTGGCAACTCACACAGTTGGAAGAACAGTGA
- a CDS encoding ATP-binding protein has translation MSKRYPPQTEPAWRKHLMLWAAAPIVLISLVLTPLAVLQYRQYQALTQQPQFENDSVIMLAYQLEREALRFALTLEQYTATPPATTAQELIKRFDIFYSRVNLLENSLGAQVLGATKDYREGMLAVHDLMDNAAPNFSSEAALRATSAAMLQEIRQKNQALLLSMANITYAANTAVYVNFDESYALLREQSTLIVVLTVAQGALLLIAVIATIGYLRRRQREVHELTALTQALQIARDNAEAANRSKSVFLANMSHEIRTPFQGLLGMINLLLQTRLDTRQRDYLDTAQNSAQHLLGVVNDVLDISTIESGNLRLNNGPVNVAELVHEVADLMRAQANSKGLQLTVNLAPDTPVCVLTDGMRLRQIMFNILANAIKFTHAGHVQFDVGPMKEPGTGLDICVTDTGIGMNAQTIDRLFTRFFQAEDSSTRRFQGTGLGLEITRTLIQHMNGTLNVSSVEGKGSRFHAVLPLPHAAAPDTHTKPQDLTAQALQGNAKTLRVLVAEDHPVNLKVLSILLERMGHQATLYSSARDALDALAAQPFDVVLLDYHMPEMDGLQATQHIRAMEGDIANIPIVLITADVIQDTHATAMRVGVTAFTPKPVSLHDLQATFIACGLLGGTDNATSGDATTADTPQAPNPSEPPVTNNAMDMDYTLLSTPLIDQNKFDELKSILPPDNWATMTNTFFAEPNGDLPTLMRLLQTPASDKALGEQAHKIKGAALMIGLQRLGDLCALIERQCNTHDKSLRHASARAALQDTGAQTAQALAQQLS, from the coding sequence GTGAGTAAACGCTACCCACCCCAAACCGAGCCGGCTTGGCGCAAGCACTTAATGCTGTGGGCAGCAGCCCCCATCGTACTTATCAGCTTGGTGCTGACGCCACTGGCGGTGCTGCAATACCGTCAGTACCAAGCGCTAACGCAACAGCCTCAATTTGAAAACGACTCTGTCATCATGCTGGCTTACCAGCTTGAACGCGAGGCGCTTAGGTTTGCGCTGACACTAGAGCAATACACCGCAACCCCGCCCGCCACCACCGCGCAGGAGCTGATCAAGCGATTTGATATTTTCTATAGCCGCGTGAACTTGCTTGAGAACAGCCTTGGCGCGCAGGTGTTGGGGGCCACCAAGGACTACCGCGAGGGCATGCTGGCTGTGCACGACCTCATGGACAACGCTGCGCCCAACTTTTCCAGCGAGGCAGCGCTGCGCGCCACCAGTGCGGCCATGCTGCAGGAGATACGCCAAAAAAACCAGGCGCTGCTGCTGAGCATGGCCAATATCACTTATGCAGCCAACACCGCTGTTTATGTGAACTTTGACGAAAGCTACGCTTTGTTGCGTGAACAAAGCACGCTTATTGTGGTTCTGACTGTGGCCCAAGGCGCCCTGCTGCTCATAGCAGTCATCGCCACAATTGGATACCTGCGACGCAGACAACGCGAGGTGCACGAACTCACAGCGCTGACGCAGGCGCTGCAGATCGCGCGCGACAACGCCGAGGCCGCCAACCGAAGTAAAAGCGTATTTTTGGCCAATATGAGCCATGAGATACGAACGCCCTTTCAAGGGCTGCTGGGCATGATCAACTTGCTGCTGCAAACCCGCCTAGACACGCGACAAAGAGACTACCTCGATACCGCTCAAAACTCAGCCCAGCATTTGCTGGGCGTGGTCAACGATGTGCTGGACATATCCACCATTGAATCTGGCAACCTGCGCCTAAACAACGGCCCAGTGAATGTGGCCGAGTTGGTGCATGAAGTCGCTGACTTGATGCGCGCGCAAGCCAACAGCAAAGGCTTGCAGCTCACCGTCAACCTCGCGCCCGATACGCCTGTCTGCGTGCTGACCGACGGCATGCGTTTGCGCCAGATCATGTTCAACATATTGGCTAACGCCATCAAATTCACCCACGCTGGGCATGTGCAATTTGATGTGGGCCCCATGAAAGAGCCGGGTACTGGCCTGGATATCTGCGTGACCGATACCGGTATTGGCATGAACGCCCAAACCATTGATCGTTTGTTCACACGCTTTTTCCAGGCCGAGGACTCATCCACGCGGCGCTTTCAAGGCACAGGCCTGGGCCTGGAAATTACGCGCACGCTCATACAGCACATGAACGGCACGCTAAATGTCTCCAGCGTAGAGGGCAAGGGCTCACGCTTTCACGCCGTGTTGCCACTGCCTCATGCCGCCGCACCGGACACACACACCAAACCACAGGATTTAACGGCCCAAGCACTGCAAGGTAATGCCAAAACCTTGCGTGTGCTGGTCGCCGAGGATCACCCTGTCAATTTGAAGGTGCTGTCCATATTGCTGGAGCGCATGGGCCACCAGGCCACGCTGTACAGCAGCGCGCGGGACGCCCTGGATGCGCTTGCTGCCCAGCCATTTGATGTGGTTTTGCTGGACTACCACATGCCGGAGATGGACGGCTTGCAAGCCACACAACATATCAGGGCCATGGAGGGCGACATCGCCAACATACCCATTGTGCTGATCACCGCAGACGTGATACAAGACACCCACGCCACAGCCATGCGCGTAGGCGTGACGGCGTTTACGCCCAAGCCAGTTAGCCTGCACGACTTGCAAGCTACGTTTATTGCGTGTGGTTTGCTGGGCGGCACTGACAACGCAACATCAGGTGACGCCACCACGGCTGACACACCACAAGCGCCCAACCCTTCTGAGCCTCCAGTCACCAACAACGCCATGGACATGGACTACACACTATTGAGCACACCACTGATTGATCAAAACAAGTTCGACGAGCTCAAAAGCATACTGCCCCCAGACAATTGGGCCACCATGACCAACACCTTTTTTGCCGAGCCCAACGGTGACCTGCCCACACTCATGCGCCTGCTTCAGACGCCTGCCTCTGACAAGGCGTTGGGTGAACAAGCTCACAAAATCAAGGGGGCAGCGCTGATGATTGGCTTGCAGCGTTTGGGCGACTTGTGCGCGCTGATCGAGCGTCAATGCAATACCCACGACAAGTCGCTGCGACACGCCAGCGCCCGCGCTGCGCTACAGGACACGGGCGCGCAAACCGCGCAAGCCCTTGCCCAACAGTTGAGTTAA
- a CDS encoding ROK family transcriptional regulator, with product MNAKSTTVDAKAMRGSNHSGMRQFNERIVLQAIRHHGEIPKADLARVTQLSTQTVAIIVKRLEEDGLVVKCPRIRGRIGQPSVPLSLNASGAYGVGLQVGRRSLEVMITNFCGQPVWQHETRYDYPDPRTMTAQIANSLQLARSQLGEQWNKVVGIGVTAPLSMHQWVDIMGEHASTGLLLWRNYDLQQEVARLTDLPVVFAKDTMAACLAELFEGHGRVVRNFLYVFVGTFVGGGLVLDGQLVSGARGNAGAIGSLPMTTVQTRQQQAPAQLLELASGWQLEQAFMGAGIAPALVHHADVMSDAYSAHTSVWLTKASQALAMTATSAAAFMDLDAVVIDGSLGRPLIDALIAQTKLKLGDYRLDGLHVPSIVAGRVGPHARALGGSLIPLHGQFFPSKDVVLKADQV from the coding sequence ATGAATGCCAAGTCCACCACTGTTGATGCCAAAGCCATGCGTGGCTCAAACCACAGTGGTATGCGCCAATTCAACGAGCGCATTGTGTTGCAGGCCATTCGTCACCACGGTGAAATACCCAAGGCAGACTTGGCGCGGGTTACCCAGTTGTCCACCCAAACGGTGGCCATTATTGTCAAGCGTCTGGAAGAAGATGGCCTGGTGGTGAAATGTCCGCGCATCCGAGGGCGTATTGGCCAACCATCGGTGCCACTGAGCCTCAACGCCAGTGGTGCGTATGGCGTGGGGTTGCAAGTGGGTAGGCGAAGCCTGGAGGTGATGATTACCAACTTTTGTGGTCAACCTGTGTGGCAACACGAAACACGGTACGACTATCCAGACCCGCGCACCATGACGGCGCAAATAGCCAACAGCCTACAACTGGCGCGCTCCCAATTGGGCGAACAGTGGAACAAGGTGGTGGGTATTGGTGTTACCGCGCCCTTGTCTATGCACCAATGGGTAGACATCATGGGTGAGCACGCCAGCACGGGCTTGCTGCTGTGGCGCAACTACGATTTGCAGCAAGAGGTTGCGCGGCTCACAGATTTGCCAGTGGTGTTCGCCAAAGACACCATGGCAGCCTGTTTGGCCGAGTTGTTTGAAGGACATGGGCGCGTCGTACGTAATTTCCTGTATGTGTTTGTAGGTACCTTTGTGGGCGGTGGTTTGGTGTTGGACGGCCAGCTTGTCAGTGGTGCGCGCGGCAACGCAGGGGCCATTGGCTCCTTGCCCATGACCACGGTCCAAACCCGTCAGCAACAGGCGCCAGCGCAGTTGCTGGAGCTGGCTTCAGGTTGGCAGCTGGAGCAAGCCTTTATGGGCGCAGGCATAGCGCCCGCCTTGGTTCACCATGCGGACGTCATGAGTGATGCCTACAGTGCACACACAAGCGTTTGGCTCACAAAAGCCAGTCAAGCCTTGGCCATGACGGCCACCAGTGCAGCGGCCTTTATGGATTTGGATGCGGTGGTCATAGATGGCTCATTGGGGCGACCACTCATTGACGCGTTGATTGCGCAAACCAAGCTCAAACTGGGCGATTACCGATTGGACGGACTGCACGTGCCCAGCATCGTGGCAGGCCGGGTTGGGCCCCATGCGCGCGCGCTGGGCGGTTCACTCATCCCATTGCATGGACAGTTCTTCCCAAGCAAAGACGTGGTGTTAAAAGCAGACCAAGTATGA
- a CDS encoding RbsD or FucU transport, with amino-acid sequence MLKGLDPLLTPELLANLARMGHGEWVAVVDANFTADLLASGRPVVRLPGHSLARVVQAVLSVLPLANDIEHPLAYMHHSHKPAAYQTPAQQQLVRVAMVHGLGTNTPPTTVADAATSYAVPQGATCAQAIERFAFYKRLEQASFIVQSGEMSAYGNALICKGLIVAPSAESAVLAMPTALAVNH; translated from the coding sequence ATGCTAAAAGGCTTGGATCCCTTGCTAACGCCAGAGTTGTTGGCAAACTTGGCAAGAATGGGCCACGGTGAGTGGGTGGCTGTGGTGGACGCGAACTTTACGGCTGATTTGCTGGCCAGTGGCCGCCCCGTGGTGCGTCTGCCTGGGCACAGCTTGGCGCGCGTGGTTCAAGCTGTTCTGTCTGTACTGCCGTTGGCCAATGACATAGAGCACCCACTGGCCTACATGCATCACAGTCACAAGCCTGCGGCATATCAAACCCCAGCGCAGCAGCAACTGGTAAGGGTTGCCATGGTGCATGGCTTGGGCACCAACACGCCACCCACCACTGTTGCCGATGCAGCTACCAGTTACGCCGTACCGCAGGGGGCAACGTGTGCACAAGCGATAGAGCGCTTTGCGTTTTACAAGCGTCTGGAGCAGGCGTCCTTTATTGTGCAAAGCGGTGAAATGTCGGCTTATGGCAATGCCCTCATTTGCAAAGGCCTGATCGTTGCACCTTCCGCAGAAAGTGCAGTGCTCGCAATGCCAACTGCGCTTGCTGTCAACCACTGA
- a CDS encoding ATP-binding cassette domain-containing protein, whose amino-acid sequence MSEQQPVIAVRALTKHYGGVKALTDAAFTLMPGEHAAIVGDNGAGKSTFVRLITGVEQPTSGDILLDGEVVRFDSPLNARQQGVETVFQNLALAEDLDVPSNIFMGREITRINLGPLSVLNHKAMREQSVEMLATTGVKIQDLAEPMRGMSGGQRQCVAIARAAGFAKKLIILDEPTAALGVAETARVEDIIRGLKARGVPLIIISHNLRQVFDLVDRIYVFRQGPSYAAASRRTPHQRKSLVSLPVLLTQRRCHKRKPLHAKRLGSLANARVVGKLGKNGPR is encoded by the coding sequence ATGTCTGAGCAACAACCCGTGATTGCTGTGCGCGCATTAACAAAGCACTACGGTGGCGTTAAGGCGCTGACGGATGCCGCTTTTACCCTAATGCCCGGCGAGCATGCGGCCATTGTTGGCGACAACGGTGCGGGTAAAAGTACCTTTGTGCGGCTGATCACTGGTGTAGAGCAGCCCACGTCTGGCGACATTTTGCTGGACGGCGAAGTCGTGCGTTTTGATTCGCCACTGAATGCGCGCCAGCAAGGTGTTGAGACCGTGTTTCAAAACCTGGCGTTGGCTGAAGACTTGGATGTGCCGTCCAACATCTTCATGGGGCGTGAAATAACACGCATCAACTTGGGCCCCTTGTCGGTGCTAAACCACAAGGCTATGCGTGAGCAGTCGGTAGAAATGCTGGCGACCACAGGTGTCAAGATTCAAGACTTGGCTGAGCCTATGCGTGGCATGTCCGGTGGCCAGCGTCAGTGCGTCGCCATTGCGCGTGCTGCCGGTTTTGCCAAAAAACTCATCATTCTGGATGAGCCTACCGCGGCGTTGGGTGTGGCTGAAACCGCGCGCGTCGAGGACATCATTCGTGGGCTTAAAGCGCGTGGCGTACCGCTGATCATCATCAGTCACAACCTGCGCCAGGTGTTTGACTTGGTCGACCGCATTTATGTCTTTAGGCAAGGTCCATCATATGCAGCCGCCTCAAGGCGCACACCACACCAGAGGAAATCGTTGGTCTCATTACCGGTGCTATTGACCCAGCGTCGTTGCCACAAGAGGAAGCCGCTACATGCTAAAAGGCTTGGATCCCTTGCTAACGCCAGAGTTGTTGGCAAACTTGGCAAGAATGGGCCACGGTGA